From Falsiruegeria litorea R37, the proteins below share one genomic window:
- a CDS encoding cupin domain-containing protein — MPDTIAEMRLPTKELRDDIPFFTKTLGMRMESIYPADDPRTAVFSGHGLRLRVEKDATEAPGTIRILTDAPDEFAGGDRRLVAPNGTVIEIEDRNPPMVMPETVHSFVVRRLKDQAPWIIGRAGMHYRDLVPDRLGGSIIASHIRIPDGGPVPDMVHFHKVGFQLIFCIHGWVDVVYEDQGDKMRLTAGDCFIQPPEIRHRVLEASDNVQVIEIGVPAEHVTEIDHEMELPTPHYRPDREWDGQRFVYNRADGAEWMPFRLPGFICRDTTIAENTKGVAGVQVVRRGEGAPQWASHDTDIHFTFVMNGTLTLEGEGRDPFALEQGDAFVIPPGMNTRLSDPSDDVELLEVTLPGTFKTTLS, encoded by the coding sequence ATGCCCGACACAATAGCCGAAATGCGCTTGCCGACCAAAGAATTGCGCGATGACATTCCGTTTTTTACCAAAACCTTGGGGATGCGGATGGAGTCCATCTATCCTGCGGACGACCCGCGCACAGCAGTGTTTTCTGGGCATGGGCTACGCCTGCGCGTGGAAAAGGACGCCACCGAAGCGCCCGGAACGATCCGAATCCTGACCGACGCGCCCGATGAGTTTGCAGGTGGTGATCGCCGTTTGGTCGCCCCCAACGGCACAGTGATCGAGATCGAAGACCGCAACCCACCGATGGTGATGCCGGAAACGGTGCACTCTTTTGTTGTGCGCCGCCTCAAGGATCAGGCGCCCTGGATCATCGGGCGCGCAGGCATGCATTATCGTGATCTGGTGCCGGATCGTTTGGGTGGCTCGATCATCGCCAGCCACATCCGCATACCTGATGGCGGGCCGGTGCCGGACATGGTGCATTTCCACAAGGTGGGCTTTCAACTGATCTTTTGCATCCACGGCTGGGTTGATGTCGTTTACGAGGATCAGGGCGACAAGATGCGCCTGACTGCCGGGGATTGCTTCATTCAGCCGCCCGAGATTCGCCATCGCGTGCTCGAAGCGAGCGACAATGTGCAAGTCATCGAGATTGGCGTTCCGGCCGAGCATGTGACCGAGATCGATCACGAGATGGAGCTGCCAACACCGCATTACCGCCCCGACCGCGAATGGGATGGGCAGCGCTTTGTCTATAACCGGGCCGACGGCGCGGAATGGATGCCATTCCGCCTGCCGGGCTTCATTTGCAGGGACACGACGATTGCCGAAAACACCAAGGGCGTGGCGGGTGTGCAGGTCGTGCGCCGGGGCGAGGGCGCGCCGCAATGGGCCAGCCATGATACGGACATCCACTTTACCTTTGTGATGAACGGCACTCTGACGCTCGAGGGGGAGGGCCGCGATCCCTTTGCTCTGGAGCAAGGTGACGCCTTTGTCATCCCGCCCGGCATGAACACCCGCCTGTCCGACCCCAGCGATGATGTCGAGCTGCTCGAAGTGACCTTGCCCGGCACGTTCAAGACAACACTGTCCTGA
- a CDS encoding NAD kinase: MTKRIAFLASDAPVAQTARAALIGRYGNAAPRDADIIVALGGDGHMLRTLHNTQHLPAPVYGMNRGTIGFLMNEYNEADLLERLEEAELEIINPLSMRAMDQAGQMHEALAINEVSLLRAGPQAARLKISVDDRVRLAELVCDGALVATPAGSTAYNYSAHGPILPIGSDVLALTAIAAFRPRRWRGALLPKTAKVRFDVVDPDKRPVMADADSISISDIDWVEIRSEPSIGHRILFDPGHGLEERLISEQFT, from the coding sequence ATGACCAAGAGAATCGCCTTTTTGGCCAGCGACGCTCCGGTGGCGCAAACCGCCCGGGCCGCTTTGATTGGCCGATACGGCAATGCAGCACCACGGGATGCTGACATTATTGTCGCCCTGGGAGGGGACGGGCATATGCTGCGCACGCTGCACAACACACAGCATCTCCCCGCGCCCGTTTATGGCATGAATCGGGGCACCATCGGCTTTCTGATGAATGAATATAACGAGGCTGATTTGCTGGAGCGGCTGGAAGAGGCCGAGCTAGAGATCATCAACCCGTTGTCGATGCGCGCCATGGATCAAGCGGGACAGATGCATGAGGCGCTGGCCATCAACGAAGTCTCGCTGCTGCGGGCAGGCCCCCAGGCGGCACGGCTCAAGATTTCCGTCGACGACCGGGTGCGACTGGCCGAACTTGTCTGTGACGGGGCGCTTGTCGCAACTCCGGCGGGCTCCACCGCATACAACTATTCTGCGCATGGCCCCATATTGCCGATCGGATCTGATGTCTTGGCGCTGACGGCAATTGCCGCTTTTCGCCCGCGGCGCTGGCGGGGAGCGCTGTTGCCCAAAACCGCCAAAGTGCGCTTTGACGTGGTGGACCCGGACAAGCGTCCGGTGATGGCGGATGCGGATTCCATTTCGATCAGCGACATCGACTGGGTGGAAATTCGTTCCGAACCTTCGATAGGGCACCGTATTCTCTTTGATCCGGGTCACGGGCTTGAAGAGCGGCTAATCTCGGAACAATTCACCTGA
- a CDS encoding thymidine phosphorylase, producing the protein MDARSIIAKLRRHDVPDAAELRWFAQGLADGGVSDAQAGAFAMAVCMGALGADGRAALTLAMRDSGDVLSWDLDGPVIDKHSTGGVGDCVSLMLAPALAECGTFVPMISGRGLGHTGGTLDKMEAIPGVTTQVGQDRLADIVGDVGAAIVGATAQIAPADKRLYAIRDVTATVESLDLITASILSKKLAASPDALVLDVKVGSGAFMKTPDEARALATALADTANAAGCRTSAVITDMNQPLARSLGNALEVAEIMRALTSGEVSLLSELSSALGGVLLKDAGLAATVEEGTAKIAEIIRDGRAADRFGRMIASVGGPVQFVENWARFLPEANVIQEVTARETGYVAAIDGEALGLAVVALGGGRQVESDEIDPAVGLSAVVRLGVKVGKGEPLAVIHASREDAARQAETALRQAITLSDTAPDVPPLIHERIGA; encoded by the coding sequence ATGGACGCCCGCTCGATCATTGCGAAACTGCGTCGCCACGATGTGCCTGATGCGGCGGAACTCAGGTGGTTTGCCCAAGGTTTGGCGGACGGCGGTGTCAGCGATGCGCAGGCCGGGGCTTTTGCCATGGCCGTCTGCATGGGCGCGCTTGGGGCTGACGGACGCGCGGCGCTGACGCTTGCGATGCGCGACAGTGGCGATGTGCTGAGCTGGGATCTGGACGGACCGGTGATCGACAAGCATTCGACCGGCGGGGTGGGCGATTGCGTCTCGCTGATGCTGGCGCCCGCGCTGGCGGAATGTGGGACCTTTGTGCCGATGATCTCGGGGCGTGGTTTGGGCCACACCGGCGGTACCCTCGACAAGATGGAGGCGATCCCCGGCGTCACCACGCAAGTGGGACAAGACAGGCTGGCCGACATCGTGGGCGATGTGGGCGCCGCCATCGTCGGCGCCACGGCGCAGATCGCGCCGGCGGATAAGCGGCTTTATGCGATCCGCGACGTAACTGCGACTGTGGAAAGCCTCGATCTGATCACCGCCTCGATCCTGTCCAAGAAACTTGCCGCCAGCCCCGATGCGCTGGTGTTGGACGTCAAGGTGGGCAGCGGTGCTTTCATGAAAACGCCCGACGAGGCGCGGGCGCTGGCCACGGCACTTGCCGACACCGCCAATGCGGCTGGATGCCGGACCTCTGCCGTGATCACCGACATGAACCAACCGCTGGCACGTTCCCTGGGCAACGCGCTCGAGGTGGCCGAGATCATGCGTGCGCTGACCAGCGGCGAGGTGAGCCTGCTGTCCGAGCTTTCGTCGGCCTTGGGCGGCGTTCTGCTGAAGGATGCAGGTTTGGCTGCAACAGTTGAAGAAGGCACCGCCAAGATCGCCGAAATCATCCGCGACGGGCGCGCAGCCGATCGGTTCGGACGCATGATCGCCAGCGTTGGCGGCCCGGTGCAATTCGTCGAAAACTGGGCGCGTTTCCTGCCTGAGGCGAATGTGATCCAAGAGGTCACGGCCCGCGAAACCGGCTATGTTGCGGCCATCGATGGCGAGGCCCTGGGGCTGGCGGTTGTGGCTTTGGGCGGCGGACGGCAAGTCGAAAGTGACGAGATTGATCCAGCGGTTGGCCTGTCCGCCGTCGTGCGTCTGGGGGTCAAGGTCGGCAAGGGCGAGCCCTTGGCTGTGATCCACGCCAGCCGCGAGGATGCGGCGCGTCAGGCCGAGACCGCGCTGCGCCAGGCCATCACCCTCAGCGACACGGCCCCTGATGTGCCGCCCCTGATCCATGAAAGGATCGGTGCATGA
- a CDS encoding cytidine deaminase, producing the protein MSLKDAAEQVREKAYAPYSRFKVGAAILGQNGQIYSGCNVENVAYPEGTCAEAGAIAAMVAAGETRLTEVYVVADSPFPVPPCGGCRQKLSEFGSPDVVVTMASQDGFEKSMTIGELLPGAFGTEHMEGN; encoded by the coding sequence ATGAGCTTGAAGGATGCTGCAGAACAGGTGCGCGAAAAGGCCTATGCGCCTTATTCAAGGTTCAAGGTGGGCGCAGCAATTCTAGGACAGAACGGCCAGATCTATTCGGGTTGCAACGTCGAAAACGTGGCCTATCCCGAAGGCACCTGCGCCGAGGCAGGCGCAATTGCGGCCATGGTCGCTGCAGGCGAAACGCGCCTGACCGAAGTTTATGTGGTCGCGGATAGCCCGTTCCCGGTGCCGCCCTGTGGTGGCTGCCGTCAGAAGCTGTCCGAGTTTGGGTCGCCGGATGTTGTGGTGACCATGGCTTCTCAGGACGGCTTCGAAAAGTCCATGACGATCGGAGAGCTCTTGCCCGGTGCCTTTGGAACCGAGCACATGGAGGGCAACTGA
- a CDS encoding NADP-dependent malic enzyme, whose protein sequence is MSENQSQRQAALDYHEFPKPGKLEIKATKPMANGRDLSRAYSPGVAEACIEIKEDPATASRYTARGNLVAVVSNGTAVLGLGNIGALASKPVMEGKAVLFKKFANIDCFDIEVDESDPEKLAEIVCALGPTFGAINLEDIKAPDCFIVEKICRERMNIPVFHDDQHGTAIVVGAAAKNALHVAGKRFEDIKIVSTGGGAAGIACLNMLLKLGVKRENVWLCDIHGLVYEGRAEDMNPHKAAFAQASDLRTLDDVIDGADLFLGLSGPNVLKPEMVKKMAKRPIIFALANPTPEILPDAARDVAPDAIIATGRSDFPNQVNNVLCFPFIFRGALDVGATEINDEMQIACVDGIAELARATTSAEAAAAYKGEQLTFGADYLIPKPFDPRLVGVVSSSVAKAAMESGVAKRPIEDLEAYKEQLNQTVFKSALLMRPVFEAASAASRRIVFSEGEDERVLRAAQAILEETTETPILIGRPEVIEARCERLGLSVRPGQDFQIVNPENDPRYYEYWNSYHALMQRRGVSPDLAKAIMRTNSTAIGAIMVHRGDADSLICGTFGEYRWHLNYVEQVLGNGDLHPHGALSLMILEDGPLFIADTHVRQLPTPEELAEITIGAARHARRFGVEPKIAFCSQSQFGNQAEGSGKRLRDAIALLDAEPRDFMYEGEMNLDTALDPELRQRIFPNSRLKGAANVLIFAHADAASGVRNILKMKADGIEVGPILMGMGNRAHIVSPSITARGLLNMAAIAGTPVTHYG, encoded by the coding sequence ATGTCCGAAAACCAGAGCCAGCGGCAGGCCGCACTGGACTATCACGAGTTTCCCAAACCCGGAAAGCTTGAAATCAAGGCAACGAAACCGATGGCCAATGGTCGCGACCTGTCGCGCGCCTATTCGCCGGGCGTGGCCGAGGCCTGTATCGAGATCAAGGAAGATCCGGCAACGGCGTCCCGTTACACCGCGCGCGGAAACCTGGTGGCAGTTGTGTCGAACGGGACGGCGGTTCTGGGGTTGGGCAACATTGGCGCGCTGGCCTCAAAACCCGTGATGGAGGGCAAGGCCGTCCTGTTCAAGAAGTTCGCCAACATCGACTGCTTCGACATCGAGGTGGACGAAAGCGACCCCGAAAAGCTGGCTGAAATCGTCTGCGCGCTTGGGCCAACCTTTGGCGCCATCAACCTCGAAGACATCAAGGCGCCCGACTGCTTCATCGTGGAAAAAATCTGCCGCGAGCGGATGAACATCCCGGTGTTTCACGATGACCAGCACGGCACGGCGATCGTTGTTGGCGCAGCAGCCAAGAACGCGCTGCATGTGGCGGGTAAGCGGTTCGAGGACATCAAGATCGTTTCGACCGGGGGCGGTGCCGCTGGCATCGCCTGCCTCAACATGCTGCTGAAACTCGGCGTGAAACGCGAAAACGTCTGGCTGTGCGACATCCATGGGCTGGTCTATGAGGGTCGAGCCGAAGACATGAACCCGCACAAGGCGGCTTTTGCGCAAGCCTCGGACCTGCGCACGCTGGATGATGTGATTGACGGGGCCGATCTGTTCCTTGGGCTGTCTGGCCCCAATGTCCTCAAGCCTGAGATGGTCAAGAAGATGGCGAAGCGGCCGATCATCTTTGCCCTGGCCAACCCAACGCCCGAGATCCTGCCGGATGCTGCACGCGACGTTGCCCCCGACGCAATCATCGCCACCGGTCGCAGCGATTTTCCCAATCAAGTCAACAACGTCCTTTGCTTCCCCTTCATCTTCCGCGGCGCGCTGGATGTGGGCGCGACCGAGATCAACGACGAAATGCAGATCGCCTGTGTCGACGGCATCGCCGAGCTGGCCCGCGCCACCACCAGCGCCGAGGCCGCAGCCGCCTATAAGGGGGAACAACTGACCTTTGGCGCGGATTATCTGATTCCAAAGCCCTTTGACCCGCGTTTGGTGGGCGTTGTTTCTTCGTCAGTTGCAAAAGCCGCAATGGAAAGCGGCGTGGCAAAGCGGCCCATCGAGGATCTTGAAGCCTACAAAGAGCAACTTAATCAAACGGTTTTCAAATCTGCTCTTCTTATGCGGCCAGTGTTCGAAGCAGCAAGCGCCGCATCCCGACGGATCGTATTTTCCGAAGGCGAAGACGAGCGGGTCCTGCGCGCGGCCCAAGCGATCTTGGAAGAGACCACCGAAACCCCGATTTTGATCGGCCGCCCCGAGGTCATCGAAGCCCGTTGCGAGCGCCTTGGGCTGTCCGTACGTCCCGGGCAGGATTTCCAGATCGTGAACCCGGAAAACGATCCGCGGTATTATGAATACTGGAATTCGTATCACGCGTTGATGCAACGGCGCGGCGTCTCGCCCGATTTGGCCAAGGCGATCATGCGCACGAATTCAACCGCCATTGGTGCGATCATGGTGCACAGGGGCGATGCCGACAGCCTGATCTGCGGCACCTTTGGCGAATACCGCTGGCATCTGAACTATGTCGAGCAGGTGTTGGGCAATGGCGATCTGCATCCGCATGGTGCGCTGTCGCTGATGATCCTGGAAGATGGACCTCTGTTCATTGCCGACACTCACGTGCGCCAGCTGCCCACCCCCGAGGAACTGGCCGAGATCACCATTGGCGCCGCCCGTCACGCCCGCCGTTTCGGTGTTGAGCCCAAGATCGCGTTCTGCTCGCAATCCCAATTCGGCAATCAGGCCGAGGGGTCGGGCAAGCGCCTGCGCGATGCCATCGCGCTGCTGGACGCCGAACCGCGGGACTTTATGTACGAGGGCGAAATGAACCTGGACACTGCTTTGGATCCCGAGCTGCGGCAGCGTATCTTCCCGAACTCGCGCCTGAAAGGCGCAGCCAATGTTCTGATCTTTGCCCACGCGGATGCCGCGAGCGGTGTGCGCAACATCCTAAAAATGAAAGCAGACGGAATCGAAGTCGGCCCGATCCTGATGGGCATGGGCAACAGGGCCCATATCGTGTCGCCGTCGATCACCGCGCGGGGATTGCTCAACATGGCCGCCATCGCAGGCACGCCGGTGACCCATTACGGATAA
- a CDS encoding amidase family protein: protein MTDTDTWRLSASETVARTTSGDLTAEAAVDAALTRMDAVNPNLNAVVVSCADDARARALDLDKARASGAPTGPLHGVPVTIKINVDQTGYASSNGVPALKDLIAPDDAPLVRHLQDAGAVVIGRTNTPEFSFRADTDNPLHGRTHNPWGKHVSPGGSSGGAGSSIMAGIGALAHGNDIGGSLRFPAAANGAVTVKPGLGRVPAWNPSQTAERGMLAQSMSVQGLICRTADDLHLAMPTMIRPDARDPFHVPLPWRGDALDGPIKVGFTKETYEFDLHPEVSRALDMARDALTDAGYQVVEVEPPHLRDCGMDGYRTLMGEVLSLMGPDIEKFGSPTIRAIFDEYFEQFAPYKDTDILRMMAKRTFYARAWSEFLQDYPLVLCPFLPQPFFAPDRDTQGAAGVREVLGSALWSYSMNFMGLPAACVPTHVAELPQGPQPMSVQIVARRWREDLAVDASAAIEARLGRMCDLLWQRMG from the coding sequence ATGACCGATACCGATACCTGGCGCCTCAGCGCCTCTGAAACCGTTGCTCGCACCACCTCTGGCGACCTGACAGCCGAGGCCGCTGTGGACGCTGCCTTGACCCGCATGGACGCGGTCAACCCGAACCTCAACGCCGTTGTGGTGTCCTGCGCCGACGATGCCCGTGCGCGTGCGCTTGATCTGGATAAGGCCCGCGCATCTGGCGCGCCCACCGGCCCATTGCACGGCGTGCCCGTCACCATCAAGATCAACGTCGATCAGACCGGCTATGCCAGCAGCAATGGCGTGCCCGCGCTCAAGGATCTGATTGCCCCCGACGACGCCCCCCTCGTGCGCCACCTGCAGGATGCGGGCGCCGTCGTCATCGGCCGCACCAACACGCCCGAATTCAGCTTTCGCGCCGACACCGACAACCCGCTGCACGGTCGCACCCACAATCCTTGGGGCAAGCACGTCTCGCCCGGCGGTTCATCGGGTGGCGCGGGCTCGTCCATCATGGCGGGCATCGGCGCGCTGGCCCACGGCAATGACATCGGCGGCTCGCTACGTTTTCCGGCCGCCGCCAATGGTGCCGTCACCGTGAAACCCGGCCTGGGCCGCGTGCCCGCCTGGAACCCCAGCCAGACCGCCGAACGCGGTATGCTGGCGCAGAGCATGTCGGTGCAGGGCCTGATCTGCCGCACCGCGGATGATCTGCATCTGGCCATGCCGACCATGATCCGCCCCGACGCCCGCGATCCCTTCCACGTGCCCTTGCCCTGGCGCGGCGACGCTCTGGACGGCCCTATCAAGGTGGGCTTCACCAAAGAAACCTATGAGTTCGACCTCCACCCCGAGGTCTCACGTGCCCTCGACATGGCCCGGGACGCGCTCACCGATGCGGGATACCAGGTGGTCGAGGTCGAGCCACCCCACCTACGCGACTGCGGCATGGACGGCTATCGCACCCTGATGGGAGAGGTTCTGTCCCTGATGGGACCGGACATCGAAAAATTCGGCTCGCCCACCATCCGCGCGATCTTTGACGAATATTTTGAGCAATTCGCCCCCTATAAGGACACCGACATCCTGCGCATGATGGCCAAGCGCACATTCTACGCCCGCGCGTGGTCGGAGTTCCTGCAAGATTATCCGCTGGTGCTTTGCCCCTTCCTGCCACAGCCTTTCTTCGCGCCAGATCGCGACACCCAAGGGGCAGCAGGCGTGCGCGAGGTTCTGGGATCCGCTCTGTGGTCCTATTCCATGAACTTTATGGGCCTGCCCGCCGCCTGCGTGCCCACACATGTGGCCGAATTGCCCCAAGGCCCGCAACCGATGAGCGTTCAGATCGTTGCCCGTCGCTGGCGCGAGGATCTGGCCGTGGATGCCAGCGCCGCCATCGAGGCCCGCTTGGGTCGCATGTGCGACCTGCTGTGGCAACGCATGGGCTAA
- the prpE gene encoding propionate-CoA ligase PrpE produces the protein MAYQDVYDSWKQDPEAFWLEAAKGIDWVEAPTKALNDDNAPLYEWFTDSKVNTCWNAVDRHVEAGRGEQTAIIYDSPITHTKREISYVELRNRVATLAGALRAKGIEKGDRVIIYMPMIPEALEAMLACARLGAVHSVVFGGFASNELAVRIDDAKPKAIIAASCGMEPGRVVHYKPLLDGAIDLSEHKPDFCVIFQREQEVAQLIEGRDYNWHGFQYGVEPAECVPVEGNHPAYILYTSGTTGAPKGVLRPTAGHLVALNWTMKNIYNVDPGDVFWAASDVGWVVGHSYICYGPLIHGNTTIVFEGKPVGTPDAGTFWRVISEHKVSSFFTAPTAIRAVKREDPKGELIGDYDISCLKALYLAGERADPDTIVWAQDALKVPVIDHWWQTETGWTIAGNPLGIEELPTKLGSPAKPMPGYDVQILDEGGHQMKAGELGAIAVKLPLPPGTLPGLWNAEERFKKSYLQQFPGYYETGDAGMIDEDGYLYIMARTDDVINVAGHRLSTGGMEEVLAGHPDVAECAVIGVTDQLKGQMPVGFLCLNAGAGRDHGEVVAEVVKLVREKIGPVAAFKLAVVVDRLPKTRSGKILRGTMVSIADGKEFKMPATIDDPAILDEIKTALQTIGYAS, from the coding sequence GTGGCCTATCAGGACGTATACGACAGCTGGAAACAGGACCCTGAGGCCTTTTGGCTTGAGGCCGCAAAGGGCATTGACTGGGTCGAGGCCCCGACCAAGGCGCTCAACGATGATAACGCCCCGCTTTACGAATGGTTCACTGACAGCAAGGTAAACACCTGCTGGAACGCAGTAGACCGCCATGTCGAGGCCGGGCGCGGTGAGCAGACTGCCATCATCTATGACAGCCCGATCACCCACACCAAGCGCGAGATTTCCTATGTGGAACTGCGCAATCGGGTGGCCACCCTGGCCGGGGCACTGCGCGCCAAGGGCATCGAAAAGGGCGACCGCGTCATCATCTACATGCCGATGATCCCCGAGGCGCTCGAGGCGATGCTGGCCTGCGCCCGCTTGGGTGCGGTGCATTCAGTGGTCTTTGGTGGCTTTGCGTCGAACGAACTGGCTGTGCGAATTGATGATGCCAAGCCCAAGGCTATCATCGCCGCCTCGTGCGGGATGGAGCCGGGCCGCGTGGTCCACTACAAACCGCTGCTGGATGGCGCCATCGACCTGTCCGAGCACAAGCCCGACTTCTGCGTGATCTTTCAGCGCGAACAAGAAGTGGCACAGCTCATCGAAGGGCGCGATTACAACTGGCACGGCTTCCAATATGGCGTGGAACCGGCCGAATGTGTCCCGGTCGAGGGCAACCACCCGGCCTATATCCTCTACACCTCGGGCACAACGGGTGCGCCAAAGGGCGTGCTGCGTCCGACCGCCGGCCATCTGGTGGCACTGAACTGGACGATGAAGAACATCTACAACGTCGATCCCGGCGACGTGTTCTGGGCTGCCTCGGATGTGGGCTGGGTCGTGGGGCATTCCTACATTTGCTATGGCCCATTGATCCACGGCAACACCACCATTGTCTTCGAGGGCAAGCCCGTTGGCACGCCCGATGCTGGCACCTTCTGGCGGGTGATTTCCGAGCATAAGGTCAGCAGCTTCTTCACCGCCCCCACTGCCATCCGCGCCGTCAAACGCGAAGATCCCAAGGGCGAGTTGATCGGCGATTACGACATCTCCTGCCTCAAGGCGCTGTATCTGGCCGGTGAACGTGCCGACCCGGACACGATCGTCTGGGCGCAGGACGCGCTGAAGGTGCCGGTCATCGACCACTGGTGGCAGACGGAAACCGGCTGGACGATCGCAGGCAACCCGCTGGGGATCGAAGAGCTACCAACCAAGCTGGGCTCGCCCGCCAAGCCCATGCCCGGCTATGACGTGCAGATCCTGGACGAAGGCGGACACCAGATGAAGGCCGGAGAGCTCGGCGCAATTGCCGTCAAGCTGCCCCTTCCCCCGGGCACCCTGCCCGGCCTCTGGAATGCCGAAGAGCGGTTCAAGAAATCCTATCTGCAGCAGTTCCCCGGTTACTATGAAACCGGCGATGCAGGGATGATTGACGAGGACGGCTACCTCTACATCATGGCGCGCACCGATGACGTCATCAACGTCGCGGGCCACCGCCTGTCGACGGGCGGTATGGAAGAAGTTCTGGCCGGTCACCCGGACGTCGCGGAATGCGCCGTGATCGGGGTGACGGATCAGCTCAAAGGTCAGATGCCGGTTGGCTTCCTCTGTCTTAATGCGGGCGCAGGCCGGGATCACGGAGAAGTGGTGGCCGAAGTGGTCAAGCTGGTGCGCGAAAAGATCGGACCGGTGGCGGCCTTCAAGCTTGCGGTTGTGGTGGACCGGCTGCCCAAGACCCGCTCGGGCAAGATCCTGCGTGGCACGATGGTGTCGATCGCCGATGGCAAGGAATTCAAAATGCCCGCCACCATCGACGACCCCGCGATCCTGGACGAGATCAAGACGGCGCTGCAAACCATCGGTTACGCCAGCTGA
- a CDS encoding acyl-CoA synthetase codes for MQITSVLRRAVQVNPKGTATVFKDRSQSWSELLDRVQRLAGALQSLGMTPGDRVALLSLNSDRFIEYFFATVWGGGAMMPMNIRWAPAECAYALNDAGAEILLVDDAFATAAPAIQAQVPGLKTLVFCGDGETPEGMVNYEEIIAAATPTADADRSHDDLAGIFYTGGTTGFPKGVMLSQTNFYVSGISNAQELKVVDGTVYLHAAPMFHIADLLWFMAITFVAGTHVVIPMFTPEATLEAIETHKPTHTLLVPVMLQMMLASPKLAETDISSLELIGYGASPITEATLADAFKAFPKVAFMQAFGQTELSPVATVLDSKYHTLDGPNAGKLRSAGRATRVCEIQIVDEAGQALPVGEIGEIAVKGPITMLGYWNKPDATVKTLVNGWVMTGDAGYMDDEGFVFLMDRVKDMIVSGGENVYSAEVENALAQHPAVATSAVIGIPSEQWGESVHAIVILNPDMQTTPDKLMAHCHELIAGYKCPRSIEFRTKPFPLSGANKVLKTELRKPFWEGRDRQIS; via the coding sequence ATGCAGATCACATCCGTGCTGCGCCGTGCCGTTCAGGTGAACCCAAAGGGCACCGCCACGGTTTTCAAAGACCGCTCACAAAGCTGGTCCGAGCTATTGGACCGGGTCCAGCGACTGGCCGGGGCCCTCCAGAGCCTCGGCATGACACCTGGCGACCGGGTCGCGCTCTTGTCACTGAACTCGGACCGCTTCATCGAATACTTCTTTGCAACCGTCTGGGGCGGTGGTGCGATGATGCCGATGAACATCCGTTGGGCTCCTGCCGAATGCGCCTACGCACTCAATGATGCCGGGGCCGAGATCTTGCTGGTTGACGATGCCTTTGCCACCGCCGCACCTGCGATCCAGGCTCAGGTCCCGGGTCTCAAGACACTGGTCTTCTGCGGTGACGGCGAAACCCCCGAGGGGATGGTCAACTACGAAGAGATCATTGCCGCTGCCACGCCGACCGCGGACGCGGACCGCAGTCATGACGATCTGGCGGGTATCTTCTACACCGGCGGCACAACAGGCTTTCCCAAGGGCGTGATGCTGTCGCAGACCAATTTCTACGTCAGTGGCATCTCGAACGCGCAGGAGCTCAAGGTGGTCGATGGCACGGTCTATCTACATGCCGCGCCAATGTTCCACATCGCTGACCTATTGTGGTTCATGGCCATCACATTTGTGGCGGGCACCCACGTGGTGATCCCCATGTTCACGCCCGAAGCCACGCTCGAGGCCATCGAGACACACAAACCCACGCATACCCTGCTGGTGCCCGTGATGCTCCAGATGATGCTGGCCTCGCCCAAACTGGCCGAGACCGACATCTCCTCTCTGGAGCTCATTGGATACGGCGCCTCGCCCATCACCGAGGCCACGCTGGCCGATGCCTTCAAGGCGTTTCCCAAGGTCGCCTTTATGCAGGCCTTCGGTCAGACCGAACTCAGCCCCGTTGCCACGGTTTTGGACAGCAAATACCACACGCTGGATGGGCCCAATGCCGGTAAACTGCGGTCCGCCGGGCGCGCCACCCGGGTCTGTGAGATCCAGATCGTCGACGAAGCTGGGCAGGCCCTGCCCGTCGGCGAGATCGGCGAGATCGCGGTCAAAGGTCCGATCACCATGCTGGGCTATTGGAACAAGCCCGATGCAACCGTCAAAACCCTTGTCAATGGATGGGTCATGACCGGCGATGCAGGATACATGGACGACGAGGGTTTCGTTTTCCTGATGGATCGCGTCAAGGATATGATCGTGTCCGGCGGCGAAAACGTCTATTCGGCCGAGGTAGAGAACGCCCTGGCGCAACACCCGGCGGTGGCCACAAGCGCGGTGATCGGCATCCCCTCCGAACAGTGGGGCGAAAGCGTACATGCCATCGTGATCCTGAACCCCGACATGCAAACCACCCCCGACAAGCTGATGGCACACTGTCACGAATTGATCGCCGGTTACAAATGTCCTCGCAGTATTGAATTCAGGACAAAGCCCTTTCCGCTCTCTGGCGCAAACAAGGTCCTCAAAACTGAACTGCGCAAGCCCTTCTGGGAAGGACGCGATCGCCAGATCTCATAA